One genomic window of Centroberyx gerrardi isolate f3 chromosome 15, fCenGer3.hap1.cur.20231027, whole genome shotgun sequence includes the following:
- the vip gene encoding VIP peptides gives MLQRTGPQLLLLIALCSVLYSRTLSLPYTSMRPTRHADGLFTSGYSKLLGQLSARRYLESLIGKRVSDDLVEEPVKRHSDAIFTDNYSRFRKQMAVKKYLNSVLTGKRSLEDPGASEPEESRSEPSPFQESYDDMNMDHLINNFQLPL, from the exons ATGTTACAGCGGACCGGTCCCCAGCTGCTTCTCCTAATAGCCCTGTGCAGTGTCTTGTACTCCCGGACCCTGAGTCTACCATACACATCCATGAG ACCGACCAGACACGCAGACGGTCTGTTCACCAGCGGATACAGCAAACTCCTGGGCCAGCTCTCAGCGCGGAGATACCTGGAGTCCCTGATCGGGAAGCGGGTCAG TGATGACCTGGTGGAGGAGCCGGTGAAGCGCCACTCAGACGCCATCTTCACAGACAACTACAGCCGCTTCCGCAAACAGATGGCCGTCAAGAAATACCTCAACTCCGTCCTGACGGGGAAGAGGAG CTTAGAAGATCCTGGAGCCAGCGAGCCGGAGGAGTCCAGGAGCGAACCCAGCCCCTTCCAGGAGAGCTACGACGACATGAACATGGACCACCTCATAAACAACTTTCAACtg cCGCTTTGA